The genomic segment ctaatttttttttaaaaaaaaattatttattgtatGCAAATACTTGACAAGCACGTGTTCTGGTAGCTCCGGACAGTATTGTATTGGTGTGGCGGGTAACGAAACGGACGTTTATCCGCTCTCTAAATTGACTTCATCCAAACAAGAAATGGGGGATCTCTACGCTTTGGATTTTGATGGGGTTCTCTGCGACAGCTGCGGGGAGAGCTCTCTCTCTGCTGTCaaggttttttaaaaaaaaaatcatggcTTTTTCCCTTGCAATTTGACGATGAACGATGAATCACAATCTTGGATTTGACTTGCTTCTTTTATGTTTCTTATATGTTGAGAATTTCATGGGTTTTGCGTATAATTTAATCAAATGTTAAAAATCGTTGATTTTTATGACTTCCACTGGCTTCTGTCCGATATTACAGGCAGCTAAAGTGAGATGGCCAAATTTGTTCGACGGAGTGGATTCATCGTTGGAGGATTGGATTGTTGATCAGATGTATACAGTATTGTTTCCTTCACTTTTCTAAGTCAGCTcttattgattgagtttatattttgttttcccTTCATTAAAAGCACAACCAAGGAAGCAAGGGGAGGAATTATGAAACGGGAGCCGGTAGATGATATATTTTGCAGAACGAAACttggattttttaaaaatccatgtaaAATTTCAGATATTTCTAATTATTGCCTATGCTGGGATTGCCCCTCCAGAGAAGCAGCACACCACTCGAAGGGTTCCATTAAGTCCACTTTTTACTTTAAGAAATCGATTAAACTAAGTTGTTTGAGGAATTAGTTATTATCACAGAAAGGGTTCACACGTCTCTGTGATTTCATCTGGTCTTTGCCACATCCCATTCACAACCtgataaataatatttcactTCGATGAACTTTGCTAGTAACTATTTCATATTCATTTTTACTTTGAGAAAACTATTAATTTCATAGAAGTTGATTATAATCTTATCGGTCTCTCACACATGTTTTATGAACTGACACGCTACACAGGATATTAAAAACTCTCTTGAAGCAGTCTTGAGTTTGATGGTGTTCCTTTTTATGCATCTTTGTAGATGATGAAGTGTTTAACTGGTTTCAGGTCCGGCCTGTTGTAGAAACAGGATATGAAAATCTATTACTTGTGAGGTTGTTGCTGGAGATGAAAATTCCTTCTGTAAGGAAGTCTTCGGTGGGTATCTAAAGCACAACTATTTCTATTTTCCAGTTGGCAGAAGCTCCAATCCATTTTGATTTCTGGAGTTTACCAGTTGGGTGCTCTCTTAGCTAATGTTCAGCTTTATTCGTGGTCTGATTGGAAGGTGGCAGAGGGGCTCACAGTTGAGGGAATATTGGATGACTGGTTCAAAATAAAACCCGTGATTATGGCAGAATGGGATGAGAAAAAGGACCCATTAATCGATCTTTTTGGAAAGGTTAGGGATGAATGGATTGACAATGACTTGGCAGGTTGGATAGGAACGAATAGGTAAACTTAGTTTTTATTCTTTGGAGTTCTTAAATTTATGATTTGTTGAACGTTGGTGTACTTTTATCGAGACTATGCTCTTTTCCCTGTGAATACTGATAAATGTGGCTTACCTACAGATTATATCCTGGTGTTCCTGACGCCCTAAAGTTTGCAAGCTCGAAGCTCTATATCGTGACCACAAAACAGGTTTACCAAATTTATGATTTCTCATCACAAAAAGTAGATATGGTTTCTTTGATCTCTAGCAAAATGTCAATTTTTTAGGAAGGGTTTGTTAATCTGACTGCATTGCTTTATATCACTTTCTTTTTTTGCTGTTATCACCCAGTTATTGCATTTTTGGTTTACAGAGCCGTTTTGCTGATGCGTTGCTTCGAGAGCTTGCTGGAGTCGCTATTCCACTTGAAAGAATTTATGGTCTTGGAACCGGGTAAGAATATTTCTGAACATCTAAATAATTATGGAAAGAAAAGCTAAAGTTTTGCGAGTTCAGACCTTGAGTCGTCTTTCTTAAAGTTAAATGTTTCTTCTGAAATCTGCCAGTCCTAAGGTAGAAGTTCTGAAGAAGCTTCAGAATATGCCAGAACATCAGGGTCTAGCCCTGCAGTGAGTTCCTGGACtcgttaatattttttttctgtaGTTCTattcaatatttatttttcagctTTTAAGTAGTCATCTTATTTGCTATTTTAAATTCAGCTTTGTTGAGGACCGTATTGCGACTTTAAAGAATGTCATCAAGGAGCCAGAGTTGAACAACTGGAACCTATATCTTGGTAATTCCTGTAATTTTTTTGTTGTATTACCATTCTATTGATCTCGTAAACTCTTCAAGTTTTTGAAGTCAAATTTCATGGTGCAGGGGATTGGGGTTACAACACCCAGAAAGAAAGAGAGGAAGCTGGAGGCATTCCCAGAATTCATCTTCTTCAGCTGTGTGACTTTAACGAGAAACTTAAATGATCTTTCCATTATGTACGAGTGAATATCACTCTTGCAACCATCGTTTTATTCTAACTTTTGTACGAAATTTGTGTACTTTGTAGCCACTGATTACACACGTTAAATTTATGATCCGATGCAAAATCACTTGAAAAAAATATGCCATAGTTTCATCTTTAGATATCTGCAAGAATTTAGTAACAGGATAGTTTACAAAGCTACCTCATAGAATGGATTTGAGACAAGCAAACAACTTCCGAGAATGTCAAAATTGCAGCTTGTATCACCCTACATTGCTAAGGTTCCCGGTGCCTTTCATCTTTCTCAGCCTGGACCTTCTCAAAAACCTCTTCAAAGTTAGGATCTCCAGGTCTTCTGAATAGTTGATCCCCTATCTTAATCTCATATGCATCCGATTGACTCAGCATGAATTCTTTTAACTGGAAAAAAGTTGGAAAATTTAGTTAATAGAAAATGTGTAAATGGCGTAAATAACTGATGGATGTGAAATCCGAGTCTCATTTCTTTTTTGTCTCTTATCGTAGAAGAAATAACTGTGAGACAATGGGATACAATATTTCTTAGTCGTAAGTAGCTGGTTAAAGTGTGATCAAGAGATCCTATAGCATGGTGTCTTTAAGTCATGCATCTTCGGTACTACCAGTGGCGTCAAGGTGATACTTTCAGTTGCATTTGGATATCATGTAGTGCTCTCTATTATGTAAGTTTTGGGATACGGATTTTGAATAAATCTCAATCATCCACGAGCTCAAATTTGTAGATTAAAGGATTTGAACAGTCATCAAAACTATGTATTCAAACGGTGCAATAAATTTTGAACATGGATTTGAAATCAAATTCTAAGCTTTCAAATTCTTTCATCCAACTGCTGTAACTGACAAGGATCTATATCGTCTTTATCACTCAAACGATATGTTAAGAGTTTGGAAATTGCTCTGTATCTATCCAACATGACTTGAACATGAACATAGATGGATGCCCTTTATCACACGTTTGACTAAAGTTGTGCAAAGAGTATCCATGCAAGACAGATGAAAAGTGAGCACTTCCTCAACACTAGAAACATTTCtactaaattaacaaaatatttaactATAATTGACGTTTATTaacaaaatatcaaaacaaACCTCCGGCGAATCTTGACCTTTTTGCATGGTGACCGTGATGGTACTCAAATCTACACCCATGAATTTTGCCTCAATTGCACCTGTTCTTGCTACATTTGTCCATTTCATGGCAATGTCAGATACCATCTCCTGCACAAAATTTCGTTAATAAAGCCAAGATCATTGTAATGGATTACTGATAGCACTAGATGATACTCAAAACACCTGAATCTGTACGAGTTAGTCAATGCATCATCAGTGGTGCGATGGAAATATAGAATTTAATTATCAGACGCCAATATTGGCAGGCTACATTTCAAAGCAGAGCCAATAAATCCAAGCAACTTCAAAACCACATCCCAATTTTCACGTGATCCGTCAGTTTTGAATTGTACAACGCTGGTAACGTGGATTAAGCCATGCGAATACGGGTTTCCCCATCTACAGAGCAAAATAATCGTTATCACTACATCTCACATAATTCCCGTTCGATTAACACCCAAATTTATTCTGGAAACCCCAAAAATCCCCGTGTTTTGTGAACTTCGCTAGTCCTAATTTGCCAAACCGCCATTGATCAAGCAATtgataattcaaaattcaaatagaACTCATGCGATTTGTATCCAATATCCAAACAAACAGCccaaaaaatgatattaaactCGCAACAAAACAGCAACCGAATTCGATCACCACTCGAAGAAATAAATGAACCAGTTGATTACCGGTGTTCGGCGAGTTCCGGGCACGAGTTTGACAAAACCGAAAACGGGTCCAAGCTGGCGCTTCATCAATTCTTCCTGCGTTTCTTGAAAACCCGTCCCGGGAAAACACGTTGGTGTCGGGTCGAATTTGGGTTGTTTCTTCTTGCCCCATTCACGCCAAGCTTCATCGTCAATGACGTCGTAATCTACGTGGATTCTCCGCTTCGATGCCACCGTAAACCTGTCAATTCCGCCTACCAAAGAGGAGATTTATGGGAATGCTT from the Primulina tabacum isolate GXHZ01 chromosome 8, ASM2559414v2, whole genome shotgun sequence genome contains:
- the LOC142553053 gene encoding uncharacterized protein LOC142553053; protein product: MGDLYALDFDGVLCDSCGESSLSAVKAAKVRWPNLFDGVDSSLEDWIVDQMYTVRPVVETGYENLLLVRLLLEMKIPSVRKSSVAEGLTVEGILDDWFKIKPVIMAEWDEKKDPLIDLFGKVRDEWIDNDLAGWIGTNRLYPGVPDALKFASSKLYIVTTKQSRFADALLRELAGVAIPLERIYGLGTGPKVEVLKKLQNMPEHQGLALHFVEDRIATLKNVIKEPELNNWNLYLGDWGYNTQKEREEAGGIPRIHLLQLCDFNEKLK
- the LOC142553054 gene encoding uncharacterized protein LOC142553054; the encoded protein is MKRQLGPVFGFVKLVPGTRRTPEMVSDIAMKWTNVARTGAIEAKFMGVDLSTITVTMQKGQDSPELKEFMLSQSDAYEIKIGDQLFRRPGDPNFEEVFEKVQAEKDERHREP